Proteins found in one Cheilinus undulatus linkage group 9, ASM1832078v1, whole genome shotgun sequence genomic segment:
- the LOC121514692 gene encoding tripartite motif-containing protein 16-like codes for MAAQFRQSAQQESSSSSSERQVSKPGEVPCDVCTGTKVKALKSCLVCLVSYCETHLETHQTVPRLQRHQLMDPVENLEDRICEKHDKLLELFCENDQRCVCMMCTYTDHKTHDVVPLREEYEGKKAELGKTEAEIQQMIQKRRVKIEELKHSVELSDENADREIAEGVGVFSALKESVERRQAELINSIKEKQRETEKQAEGFIRELEQEISELEKRRAEVEQLSHCEDHLQLLQNFTSLNAAPPTKDWTEVRVHPPSYEGTVVRAVKQLEETISEQMKKLFETKLKRVQQYEVDVTLDPDTAHPNLILSDDGKEVKLVTPLPPAGLN; via the exons ATGGCTGCTCAGTTCAGACAGTCAGCTCAGCAGgaatccagcagcagcagctcagagagACAAGTTTCCAAACCAGGAGAAGTTCCCTGTGACGTCTGCACTGGAACCAAAGTGAAGGCCCTGAAGTCCTGCCTGGTGTGTCTGGTCTCTTACTGTGAGACTCACCTGGAGACTCATCAAACTGTGCCACGCCTGCAAAGACATCAGCTGATGGACCCTGTGGAGAACCTGGAAGACAGGATATGTGAGAAGCACGACAAACTGCTGGAGCTGTTCTGTGAGAACGACCAGAGGTGTGTCTGCATGATGTGCACCTATACAGACCACAAGACTCATGATGTTGTTCCCCTGAGAGAAGAATATGAAGGAAAGAAGGCCGAGCTGGGGAAGACAGAGGCTGAAATTCAGCAGATGATCCAGAAGAGACGAGTGAAGATTGAAGAGCTCAAACACTCAgtggagctcagtgatgagaacGCAGACAGAGAGATAGCAGAAGGTGTTGGAGTCTTCAGCGCTCTGAAAGAATCTGTAGAGAGACGCCAGGCTGAGCTCATCAACAGCAtcaaagagaagcagagagagacggagaaacAGGCTGAAGGCTTCATCAGAGAGCTGGAACAGGAAATCTCTGAGCTGGAGAAGAGACGTGCTGAGGTGGAGCAGCTCTCACACTGTGAAGACCACCTCCAACTCCTCCAGAACTTCACGTCTCTGAACGCTGCTCCACCCaccaaggactggactgaagtCAGAGTCCATCCACCTTCATATGAGGGGACTGTGGTGAGAGCTGtgaagcagctggaggagacCATCAGTGAACAGATGAAGAAGCTGTTTGAGACCAAGCTGAAGAGAGTCCAGCAGTATGAGGTGGATGTGACACTAGATCCTGATACAGCACATCCCAATCTCATCCTGTCTGATGATGGGAAAGAAGTTAAACTTG TGACACcactgccccctgctggactAAACTAG
- the LOC121515676 gene encoding E3 ubiquitin-protein ligase TRIM39-like translates to MSAASCLLTEDQFLCSICLDVFTDPVTLSCGHNFCQNCITRHWKSKAPYRCPNCKEMFSTRPQLKINTFIKEMSAQFRQSAQQKSSSSSSERQVPCDVCTGTKVKALKSCLVCLASYCETHLEPHLTKSGLKRHQLMDPVENLEDRMCEKHDKLLELFCKNDQRCVCVLCSVQDHKTHDVVPLKEEYEGKKAELGKTEAEIQQMIQKKRVKIEELKHSVELSDENADREIAEGVGVFSALKESVERRQAELINSIKEKQRETEKQAEGFIRELEQEISELEKRRAEVEQLSRSEDHLQLLQNFTSLNAAPPTKDWTEVRVHPPSYEGTVVRAVKQLEETISEQMKKLFETELKRVQQYEVDVTLNPDTVNPRSPDRPQGNSCRCVLSKRDFTSGRFWFEVGVKKLTSWTVGVVRKMANRVDTQLSPTNGHWTVCLDRPSNYFAAAGPPVRLSLQSGPEKVGVFVDYEEGLVSFYDVDAAALIYSFTGCSFTEKIYPFFSTCRNDGTTIHSVEKPMKTLGQDPPPPSLQPPWWLEYRSPLEFFFTVSKIHQNKKQPAYRHTVDSYKYLGTVFDSELKSLELRDPPTDKGVEAGDVTAATWQWYSDMDPALQGQHSISPPLVVASSLTATTGGSVSTPASTPTPEEARARKESMEVLLLLQDVLCCHADVVQHAAGCNNFGGKQGLDLQGSEENCPPAGLEKLLSIMLRALAWLPVRGDNGHRILQAWVSSIAQQKIPSWWIEGLLVHGRSSEDQGIVNGSFVSNTNIKENTL, encoded by the exons ATGTCTGCTGCCAGCTGTCTGCTGACTGAAGATCAGTTCCTGTGCTCCATCTGTCTGGATGTCTTCACTGATCCTGTCACCTTATCATGTGGACACAACTTCTGTCAAAACTGCATCACTAGACACTGGAAATCTAAAGCCCCTTATCGGTGTCCCAACTGTAAAGAGATGTTCTCCACCAGACCACAGCTGAAGATCAACACCTTCATCAAGGAGATGTCTGCTCAGTTCAGACAGTCAGCTCAGCAGaaatccagcagcagcagctcagagagACAAGTTCCCTGTGACGTCTGCACTGGAACCAAAGTGAAGGCCCTGAAGTCCTGCCTGGTGTGTCTGGCTTCTTACTGTGAGACTCACCTGGAGCCTCATCTGACCAAGTCAGGTCTGAAGAGACATCAGCTAATGGACCCTGTGGAGAACCTGGAAGACAGGATGTGTGAGAAGCACGACAAACTGCTGGAGCTGTTCTGTAAGAACGACCAGAGGTGTGTCTGCGTGCTGTGCTCAGTTCAAGACCACAAGACTCATGATGTTGTTCCTCTGAAAGAAGAATATGAAGGAAAGAAGGCTGAGCTGGGGAAGACAGAGGCTGAAATTCAGCAGATGATCCAGAAGAAACGAGTGAAGATTGAAGAGCTCAAACACTCAgtggagctcagtgatgagaacGCAGACAGAGAGATAGCAGAAGGTGTTGGAGTCTTCAGCGCTCTGAAAGAATCTGTAGAGAGACGCCAGGCTGAGCTCATCAACAGCAtcaaagagaagcagagagagacggagaaacAGGCTGAAGGCTTCATCAGAGAGCTGGAACAGGAAATCTCTGAGCTGGAGAAGAGACGTGCTGAGGTGGAGCAGCTCTCACGCTCTGAAGACCACCTCCAACTCCTCCAGAACTTCACGTCTCTGAACGCTGCTCCACCCaccaaggactggactgaagtTAGAGTCCATCCACCTTCATATGAGGGGACTGTGGTGAGAGCTGtgaagcagctggaggagacCATCAGTGAACAGATGAAGAAGCTGTTTGAGACCGAGCTGAAGAGAGTCCAGCAGTATGAGGTGGATGTGACACTAAATCCTGATACAGTTAATCCCAGATCTCCCGACAGACCCCAGGGTAATAGCTGTAGATGTGTCTTATCAAAGCGTGATTTTACTTCAGGCAGATTTTGGTTTGAAGTTGGGGTTAAAAAGTTGACATCATGGACTGTAGGAGTGGTCAGAAAAATGGCCAACAGGGTGGACACCCAACTGAGCCCCACAAACGGTCACTGGACTGTATGTCTGGATCGTCCAAGCAACTACTTCGCCGCTGCTGGTCCACCAGTCCGTCTCTCTCTTCAGTCTGGTCCTGAGAAGGTGGGGGTGTTCGTGGATTATGAGGAGGGTCTGGTCTCCTTTTATGATGTtgatgctgcagctctgatctaCTCCTTTACTGGCTGCTCCTTCACTGAGAAAATCTACCCATTCTTCAGTACCTGCAGGAATGATGGTACCACAATCCACAGCG TGGAGAAGCCAATGAAGACTCTGGGTCAGGATCCTCCACCTCCCTCCCTGCAGCCGCCGTGGTGGTTGGAGTACCGCTCGCCGCTGgaattcttcttcactgtctCAAAAATCCAccagaataaaaaacaacctgCATACCGTCATACCGTTGACTCTTACAAGTATCTCGGAACTGTGTTTGACTCTGAACTAAA GAGCTTAGAGCTTAGGGACCCACCAACAGACAAAGGGGTAGAGGCTGGAGATGTGACTGCTGCCACCTGGCAGTGGTACTCAGACATGGATCCAGCACTCCAGGGGCAGCACTCAATCAGCCCACCCCTGGTTGTTGCATCCAGTCTGACTGCCACTACAGGTGGGTCAGTCAGCACACCAGCCTCTACCCCCACCCCAGAGGAAGCCAGGGCCAGGAAGGAGA GCATGGAG GTGCTCCTTCTCCTCCAGGATGTCCTCTGCTGCCATGCAGATGTTGTGCAGCATGCAGCAGGCTGCAACAACTTTGGGGGCAAACAGGGGCTGGATCTCCAGGGCTCGGAGGAAAATTGCCCGCCAGCGGGTCTTGAGAAGCTCCTCTCAATTATGTTGCGAGCTCTAGCATG GCTGCCGGTACGGGGTGACAATGGCCACAGGATACTGCAGGCATGGGTATCCTCCATCGCCCAACAGAAAATACCCAGCTGGTGGATAGAGGGCCTGCTGGTACATGGGCGATCTTCTGAGGACCAGGGCATTGTGAACGGATCCTTTGTTTCCAATACAAACATCAAGGAAAATACCCTGTGA
- the LOC121515278 gene encoding E3 ubiquitin-protein ligase TRIM21-like isoform X3 — protein sequence MSAASCLLTEDQFLCSICLDVFTDPVTLSCGHNFCQNCITEHWDDNGRYRCPKCNKMFSRRPKLKINTVLKKMSAHSLDRVVSFPGEVPCDVCTGTKVKALKSCLVCLVSYCETHLEPHLTVSVLKRHQLMDPVENLEDRMCEKHDKLLELFCKNDQRCVCVLCSVTDHKTHDVVPLREEYEGKKAELGKTETEIQQMIQKRRVKIEELKHSVELSDENADREIAEGVGVFTILLETVQRNLNGLIDSVKEKQEKTKKQAEGFIRELEQEISELEKRCAEVEKLSRSEDHLQLLQTFTSLNSAPPTKDWTEVRVHPPSYEGTVVRAVKQLEETISEQMKKLICEVELKRVQQYEVDVTLDPDTANPWLILSDDGKQVYDDDVEQDLPDKPERFDLYFYVLSNQSFSSGRFYYEVQVKGKTDWTLGVARESINRKGEIKLSPKNGFWTIWLRNENEFKALAGPPVCLSLQSGTEKVGVFVDYEEGRVSFYDVDAAALIYSFTGCSFTEKIYLVFGPGSNDDGKNSAPLIISPVGHTK from the exons ATGTCTGCTGCCAGCTGTCTGCTGACTGAAGATCAGTTCCTGTGCTCCATCTGTCTGGATGTCTTCACTGATCCTGTCACCTTATCATGTGGACACAACTTCTGTCAAAACTGCATCACTGAACACTGGGATGATAATGGCCGATATCGGTGCCCAAAATGTAATAAGATGTTCTCCAGGCGACCTAAGCTGAAGATCAACACTGTCCTCAAGAAGATGTCTGCTCA cagcttagACAGAGTAGTTTCCTTTCCAGGAGAAGTTCCCTGTGACGTCTGCACTGGAACCAAAGTGAAGGCCCTGAAGTCCTGCCTGGTGTGTCTGGTCTCTTACTGTGAGACTCACCTGGAGCCTCATCTGACCGTGTCAGTTCTGAAGAGACATCAGCTGATGGACCCTGTGGAGAACCTGGAAGACAGGATGTGTGAGAAGCACGACAAACTGCTGGAGCTGTTCTGTAAGAACGACCAGAGGTGTGTCTGCGTTCTGTGCTCAGTTACAGACCACAAGACTCATGATGTTGTTCCTCTGAGAGAAGAATATGAAGGAAAGAAGGCCGAGCTGGGGAAGACAGAGACTGAAATTCAGCAGATGATCCAGAAGAGACGAGTGAAGATTGAAGAGCTCAAACACTCAgtggagctcagtgatgagaacGCGGACAGAGAGATAGCAGAAGGTGTTGGAGTCTTCACCATTCTGTTAGAGACTGTGCAGAGAAATCTCAATGGGCTCATTGATTCAGTCaaagagaagcaggaaaagacaaagaaacaggCTGAAGGCTTCATCAGAGAGCTGGAACAGGAAATCTCTGAGCTGGAGAAGAGATGTGCTGAGGTGGAGAAGCTCTCACGCTCTGAAGACCACCTCCAACTCCTCCAGACCTTCACGTCTCTGAACTCTGCTCCACCCaccaaggactggactgaagtCAGAGTCCATCCACCTTCATATGAGGGGACTGTGGTGAGAGCTGtgaagcagctggaggagacCATCAGTGAACAGATGAAGAAGCTGATCTGTGAGGTGGAGCTGAAGAGAGTCCAGCAGTATGAGGTGGATGTGACACTAGATCCTGATACAGCGAATCCCTGGCTGATCCTGTCTGATGATGGGAAACAAgtttatgatgatgatgtggaACAAGATCTCCCAGACAAACCAGAGAGATTTGATCTGTATTTTTATGTCTTATCCAATCAGAGTTTCTCTTCAGGCAGATTTTACTATGAGGTTCAGGTTAAAGGGAAAACTGACTGGACTCTGGGAGTGGCCAGAGAGTCGATCAACAGGAAGGGAGAAATCAAACTCTCTCCTAAGAACGGTTTCTGGACGATATGGTTGAGGAATGAAAACGAGTTCAAAGCTCTTGCtggcccaccagtctgtctctctctgcagtcTGGTACTGAGAAGGTGGGGGTGTTTGTGGATTATGAGGAGGGTCGGGTCTCTTTTTATGACGTtgatgctgcagctctgatctaCTCCTTTACTGGCTGCTCCTTCACTGAGAAAATCTACCTAGTATTTGGTCCTGGTTCAAATGATGATGGTAAAAACTCTGCTCCTCTGATCATCTCTCCTGTTGGTCACACTAAGTAG
- the LOC121515278 gene encoding E3 ubiquitin-protein ligase TRIM21-like isoform X4 translates to MSAASCLLTEDQFLCSICLDVFTDPVTLSCGHNFCQNCITEHWDDNGRYRCPKCNKMFSRRPKLKINTVLKKMSAQFRQSAQQKSSSSSSLDRVVSFPGEVPCDVCTGTKVKALKSCLVCLVSYCETHLEPHLTVSVLKRHQLMDPVENLEDRMCEKHDKLLELFCKNDQRCVCVLCSVTDHKTHDVVPLREEYEGKKAELGKTETEIQQMIQKRRVKIEELKHSVELKKQEKTKKQAEGFIRELEQEISELEKRCAEVEKLSRSEDHLQLLQTFTSLNSAPPTKDWTEVRVHPPSYEGTVVRAVKQLEETISEQMKKLICEVELKRVQQYEVDVTLDPDTANPWLILSDDGKQVYDDDVEQDLPDKPERFDLYFYVLSNQSFSSGRFYYEVQVKGKTDWTLGVARESINRKGEIKLSPKNGFWTIWLRNENEFKALAGPPVCLSLQSGTEKVGVFVDYEEGRVSFYDVDAAALIYSFTGCSFTEKIYLVFGPGSNDDGKNSAPLIISPVGHTK, encoded by the exons ATGTCTGCTGCCAGCTGTCTGCTGACTGAAGATCAGTTCCTGTGCTCCATCTGTCTGGATGTCTTCACTGATCCTGTCACCTTATCATGTGGACACAACTTCTGTCAAAACTGCATCACTGAACACTGGGATGATAATGGCCGATATCGGTGCCCAAAATGTAATAAGATGTTCTCCAGGCGACCTAAGCTGAAGATCAACACTGTCCTCAAGAAGATGTCTGCTCAGTTCAGACAGTCAGCTCAGCAGaaatccagcagcagcagcagcttagACAGAGTAGTTTCCTTTCCAGGAGAAGTTCCCTGTGACGTCTGCACTGGAACCAAAGTGAAGGCCCTGAAGTCCTGCCTGGTGTGTCTGGTCTCTTACTGTGAGACTCACCTGGAGCCTCATCTGACCGTGTCAGTTCTGAAGAGACATCAGCTGATGGACCCTGTGGAGAACCTGGAAGACAGGATGTGTGAGAAGCACGACAAACTGCTGGAGCTGTTCTGTAAGAACGACCAGAGGTGTGTCTGCGTTCTGTGCTCAGTTACAGACCACAAGACTCATGATGTTGTTCCTCTGAGAGAAGAATATGAAGGAAAGAAGGCCGAGCTGGGGAAGACAGAGACTGAAATTCAGCAGATGATCCAGAAGAGACGAGTGAAGATTGAAGAGCTCAAACACTCAgtggagctca agaagcaggaaaagacaaagaaacaggCTGAAGGCTTCATCAGAGAGCTGGAACAGGAAATCTCTGAGCTGGAGAAGAGATGTGCTGAGGTGGAGAAGCTCTCACGCTCTGAAGACCACCTCCAACTCCTCCAGACCTTCACGTCTCTGAACTCTGCTCCACCCaccaaggactggactgaagtCAGAGTCCATCCACCTTCATATGAGGGGACTGTGGTGAGAGCTGtgaagcagctggaggagacCATCAGTGAACAGATGAAGAAGCTGATCTGTGAGGTGGAGCTGAAGAGAGTCCAGCAGTATGAGGTGGATGTGACACTAGATCCTGATACAGCGAATCCCTGGCTGATCCTGTCTGATGATGGGAAACAAgtttatgatgatgatgtggaACAAGATCTCCCAGACAAACCAGAGAGATTTGATCTGTATTTTTATGTCTTATCCAATCAGAGTTTCTCTTCAGGCAGATTTTACTATGAGGTTCAGGTTAAAGGGAAAACTGACTGGACTCTGGGAGTGGCCAGAGAGTCGATCAACAGGAAGGGAGAAATCAAACTCTCTCCTAAGAACGGTTTCTGGACGATATGGTTGAGGAATGAAAACGAGTTCAAAGCTCTTGCtggcccaccagtctgtctctctctgcagtcTGGTACTGAGAAGGTGGGGGTGTTTGTGGATTATGAGGAGGGTCGGGTCTCTTTTTATGACGTtgatgctgcagctctgatctaCTCCTTTACTGGCTGCTCCTTCACTGAGAAAATCTACCTAGTATTTGGTCCTGGTTCAAATGATGATGGTAAAAACTCTGCTCCTCTGATCATCTCTCCTGTTGGTCACACTAAGTAG
- the LOC121515278 gene encoding E3 ubiquitin-protein ligase TRIM21-like isoform X2: MSAASCLLTEDQFLCSICLDVFTDPVTLSCGHNFCQNCITEHWDDNGRYRCPKCNKMFSRRPKLKINTVLKKMSAQFRQSAQQKSREVPCDVCTGTKVKALKSCLVCLVSYCETHLEPHLTVSVLKRHQLMDPVENLEDRMCEKHDKLLELFCKNDQRCVCVLCSVTDHKTHDVVPLREEYEGKKAELGKTETEIQQMIQKRRVKIEELKHSVELSDENADREIAEGVGVFTILLETVQRNLNGLIDSVKEKQEKTKKQAEGFIRELEQEISELEKRCAEVEKLSRSEDHLQLLQTFTSLNSAPPTKDWTEVRVHPPSYEGTVVRAVKQLEETISEQMKKLICEVELKRVQQYEVDVTLDPDTANPWLILSDDGKQVYDDDVEQDLPDKPERFDLYFYVLSNQSFSSGRFYYEVQVKGKTDWTLGVARESINRKGEIKLSPKNGFWTIWLRNENEFKALAGPPVCLSLQSGTEKVGVFVDYEEGRVSFYDVDAAALIYSFTGCSFTEKIYLVFGPGSNDDGKNSAPLIISPVGHTK, encoded by the exons ATGTCTGCTGCCAGCTGTCTGCTGACTGAAGATCAGTTCCTGTGCTCCATCTGTCTGGATGTCTTCACTGATCCTGTCACCTTATCATGTGGACACAACTTCTGTCAAAACTGCATCACTGAACACTGGGATGATAATGGCCGATATCGGTGCCCAAAATGTAATAAGATGTTCTCCAGGCGACCTAAGCTGAAGATCAACACTGTCCTCAAGAAGATGTCTGCTCAGTTCAGACAGTCAGCTCAGCAGaaatcca GAGAAGTTCCCTGTGACGTCTGCACTGGAACCAAAGTGAAGGCCCTGAAGTCCTGCCTGGTGTGTCTGGTCTCTTACTGTGAGACTCACCTGGAGCCTCATCTGACCGTGTCAGTTCTGAAGAGACATCAGCTGATGGACCCTGTGGAGAACCTGGAAGACAGGATGTGTGAGAAGCACGACAAACTGCTGGAGCTGTTCTGTAAGAACGACCAGAGGTGTGTCTGCGTTCTGTGCTCAGTTACAGACCACAAGACTCATGATGTTGTTCCTCTGAGAGAAGAATATGAAGGAAAGAAGGCCGAGCTGGGGAAGACAGAGACTGAAATTCAGCAGATGATCCAGAAGAGACGAGTGAAGATTGAAGAGCTCAAACACTCAgtggagctcagtgatgagaacGCGGACAGAGAGATAGCAGAAGGTGTTGGAGTCTTCACCATTCTGTTAGAGACTGTGCAGAGAAATCTCAATGGGCTCATTGATTCAGTCaaagagaagcaggaaaagacaaagaaacaggCTGAAGGCTTCATCAGAGAGCTGGAACAGGAAATCTCTGAGCTGGAGAAGAGATGTGCTGAGGTGGAGAAGCTCTCACGCTCTGAAGACCACCTCCAACTCCTCCAGACCTTCACGTCTCTGAACTCTGCTCCACCCaccaaggactggactgaagtCAGAGTCCATCCACCTTCATATGAGGGGACTGTGGTGAGAGCTGtgaagcagctggaggagacCATCAGTGAACAGATGAAGAAGCTGATCTGTGAGGTGGAGCTGAAGAGAGTCCAGCAGTATGAGGTGGATGTGACACTAGATCCTGATACAGCGAATCCCTGGCTGATCCTGTCTGATGATGGGAAACAAgtttatgatgatgatgtggaACAAGATCTCCCAGACAAACCAGAGAGATTTGATCTGTATTTTTATGTCTTATCCAATCAGAGTTTCTCTTCAGGCAGATTTTACTATGAGGTTCAGGTTAAAGGGAAAACTGACTGGACTCTGGGAGTGGCCAGAGAGTCGATCAACAGGAAGGGAGAAATCAAACTCTCTCCTAAGAACGGTTTCTGGACGATATGGTTGAGGAATGAAAACGAGTTCAAAGCTCTTGCtggcccaccagtctgtctctctctgcagtcTGGTACTGAGAAGGTGGGGGTGTTTGTGGATTATGAGGAGGGTCGGGTCTCTTTTTATGACGTtgatgctgcagctctgatctaCTCCTTTACTGGCTGCTCCTTCACTGAGAAAATCTACCTAGTATTTGGTCCTGGTTCAAATGATGATGGTAAAAACTCTGCTCCTCTGATCATCTCTCCTGTTGGTCACACTAAGTAG
- the LOC121515278 gene encoding E3 ubiquitin-protein ligase TRIM21-like isoform X1 — protein MSAASCLLTEDQFLCSICLDVFTDPVTLSCGHNFCQNCITEHWDDNGRYRCPKCNKMFSRRPKLKINTVLKKMSAQFRQSAQQKSSSSSSLDRVVSFPGEVPCDVCTGTKVKALKSCLVCLVSYCETHLEPHLTVSVLKRHQLMDPVENLEDRMCEKHDKLLELFCKNDQRCVCVLCSVTDHKTHDVVPLREEYEGKKAELGKTETEIQQMIQKRRVKIEELKHSVELSDENADREIAEGVGVFTILLETVQRNLNGLIDSVKEKQEKTKKQAEGFIRELEQEISELEKRCAEVEKLSRSEDHLQLLQTFTSLNSAPPTKDWTEVRVHPPSYEGTVVRAVKQLEETISEQMKKLICEVELKRVQQYEVDVTLDPDTANPWLILSDDGKQVYDDDVEQDLPDKPERFDLYFYVLSNQSFSSGRFYYEVQVKGKTDWTLGVARESINRKGEIKLSPKNGFWTIWLRNENEFKALAGPPVCLSLQSGTEKVGVFVDYEEGRVSFYDVDAAALIYSFTGCSFTEKIYLVFGPGSNDDGKNSAPLIISPVGHTK, from the coding sequence ATGTCTGCTGCCAGCTGTCTGCTGACTGAAGATCAGTTCCTGTGCTCCATCTGTCTGGATGTCTTCACTGATCCTGTCACCTTATCATGTGGACACAACTTCTGTCAAAACTGCATCACTGAACACTGGGATGATAATGGCCGATATCGGTGCCCAAAATGTAATAAGATGTTCTCCAGGCGACCTAAGCTGAAGATCAACACTGTCCTCAAGAAGATGTCTGCTCAGTTCAGACAGTCAGCTCAGCAGaaatccagcagcagcagcagcttagACAGAGTAGTTTCCTTTCCAGGAGAAGTTCCCTGTGACGTCTGCACTGGAACCAAAGTGAAGGCCCTGAAGTCCTGCCTGGTGTGTCTGGTCTCTTACTGTGAGACTCACCTGGAGCCTCATCTGACCGTGTCAGTTCTGAAGAGACATCAGCTGATGGACCCTGTGGAGAACCTGGAAGACAGGATGTGTGAGAAGCACGACAAACTGCTGGAGCTGTTCTGTAAGAACGACCAGAGGTGTGTCTGCGTTCTGTGCTCAGTTACAGACCACAAGACTCATGATGTTGTTCCTCTGAGAGAAGAATATGAAGGAAAGAAGGCCGAGCTGGGGAAGACAGAGACTGAAATTCAGCAGATGATCCAGAAGAGACGAGTGAAGATTGAAGAGCTCAAACACTCAgtggagctcagtgatgagaacGCGGACAGAGAGATAGCAGAAGGTGTTGGAGTCTTCACCATTCTGTTAGAGACTGTGCAGAGAAATCTCAATGGGCTCATTGATTCAGTCaaagagaagcaggaaaagacaaagaaacaggCTGAAGGCTTCATCAGAGAGCTGGAACAGGAAATCTCTGAGCTGGAGAAGAGATGTGCTGAGGTGGAGAAGCTCTCACGCTCTGAAGACCACCTCCAACTCCTCCAGACCTTCACGTCTCTGAACTCTGCTCCACCCaccaaggactggactgaagtCAGAGTCCATCCACCTTCATATGAGGGGACTGTGGTGAGAGCTGtgaagcagctggaggagacCATCAGTGAACAGATGAAGAAGCTGATCTGTGAGGTGGAGCTGAAGAGAGTCCAGCAGTATGAGGTGGATGTGACACTAGATCCTGATACAGCGAATCCCTGGCTGATCCTGTCTGATGATGGGAAACAAgtttatgatgatgatgtggaACAAGATCTCCCAGACAAACCAGAGAGATTTGATCTGTATTTTTATGTCTTATCCAATCAGAGTTTCTCTTCAGGCAGATTTTACTATGAGGTTCAGGTTAAAGGGAAAACTGACTGGACTCTGGGAGTGGCCAGAGAGTCGATCAACAGGAAGGGAGAAATCAAACTCTCTCCTAAGAACGGTTTCTGGACGATATGGTTGAGGAATGAAAACGAGTTCAAAGCTCTTGCtggcccaccagtctgtctctctctgcagtcTGGTACTGAGAAGGTGGGGGTGTTTGTGGATTATGAGGAGGGTCGGGTCTCTTTTTATGACGTtgatgctgcagctctgatctaCTCCTTTACTGGCTGCTCCTTCACTGAGAAAATCTACCTAGTATTTGGTCCTGGTTCAAATGATGATGGTAAAAACTCTGCTCCTCTGATCATCTCTCCTGTTGGTCACACTAAGTAG